The sequence AGATTGATGATTCATTATTAGGGATTGGAGTAAAGGCCTCAGTCGGTATAAACCGAGATCCAAAATTCAAGGATACAATTCACAAACAATTCATGGCAACTGCTGAGGTTGTATCCATTTCTGAAATTACAGGAAGATTTGACATTATGATTCAGGTGTATGCAAAGAATCTTGAAGCTTTACACAGTATAGTAATTGAAAAAATCGGAAAAATAGAAGGTATTCAAAATACTGAAACCTTTGTAGAATTACAAAAAACCGATAAAGATCCGGTATATCTTATTCAATAATTATTGAAATTTTGCGTCCCATTTGCCTTCATTGATCTCGGCAGTAATTTCTTTAGGAGTTTTACCTTCTACTTTAACTCCTAATGCTACACATGTACCAATGATGGTTTTTGCAACTGATTTTAGTGAAGAAGCATAAGATTTGTCAAGTTTTGTATTTGCTACTCTGACAATTGACTCCATTGTTACATCCCCTGCCCATTCAGTTCCTGATGCTCCAGAACCTTTTGAGATTCCGGCCTCT comes from Nitrosopumilus oxyclinae and encodes:
- a CDS encoding Lrp/AsnC family transcriptional regulator, giving the protein MKLLYELTNDGSISVPTLSKKLGINASVLYSRIKRLMKKKLIKKFTIEIDDSLLGIGVKASVGINRDPKFKDTIHKQFMATAEVVSISEITGRFDIMIQVYAKNLEALHSIVIEKIGKIEGIQNTETFVELQKTDKDPVYLIQ
- a CDS encoding 50S ribosomal protein L11 — translated: MGEQKVSSLVTGGGASAGPPLGPALGPLGVNIMEVINSINEKTKDFEGMKVPVTVIVDTDTKKYEIEIGIPSAAALIMKEAGISKGSGASGTEWAGDVTMESIVRVANTKLDKSYASSLKSVAKTIIGTCVALGVKVEGKTPKEITAEINEGKWDAKFQ